Proteins found in one bacterium genomic segment:
- a CDS encoding lysylphosphatidylglycerol synthase domain-containing protein: protein MNSKPETRNLKLTLLSIFGTPWLKWAYIIILFSGAGYYTVVNLGKFLQLLNQTRLEMIGLALLTTVIGIMWFGFTYYSLFRDMGSRISYPQAIKITTFSLLGKYLPGKVLTFGNFYLFSREMDIPTRTIAFSFLLVNLMIILIGLLCGLPLLPILLPSLSYSIILLPVILILALHPKILRWIIIFIWKWIRRYRKESPSIDQPFLEELDRRFYFKITIFVLINFVIGGTAFYFSLAAFVPLPLVGYPLCVFGAALSTTIGFLALFAPAGIGVREGVSVVVLKSIAAPEAVVMAVIASRALMAVVEVGGALTLIILKLAYLTNIFQVKRIDR, encoded by the coding sequence ATGAACTCGAAACCCGAAACCCGAAACCTGAAACTTACCCTCCTGTCCATCTTTGGAACCCCCTGGCTAAAATGGGCTTATATTATCATCTTATTTAGTGGGGCTGGATATTACACGGTTGTCAATCTCGGGAAATTCCTTCAGTTGCTTAACCAAACCAGGTTAGAAATGATCGGGCTGGCCCTTTTAACTACGGTCATAGGGATTATGTGGTTCGGTTTCACCTATTACTCTCTTTTCCGGGATATGGGGAGCCGCATTTCATATCCGCAGGCCATTAAGATAACTACCTTTTCTCTCCTGGGCAAGTATCTTCCAGGCAAGGTCTTAACTTTTGGAAATTTTTACCTCTTCTCACGGGAGATGGACATCCCCACGCGAACTATTGCCTTTAGCTTTCTTTTAGTCAACTTGATGATCATATTGATTGGTCTGTTATGCGGACTCCCGCTTCTTCCTATACTTCTTCCTTCTCTAAGCTATTCGATTATCCTCTTACCTGTCATCTTAATCCTCGCACTTCATCCGAAGATTTTGCGGTGGATAATTATCTTTATCTGGAAATGGATCAGAAGATATCGAAAAGAAAGCCCGTCTATCGACCAACCATTTCTGGAAGAATTAGACCGGCGATTTTACTTCAAGATTACGATTTTCGTGCTGATCAACTTCGTAATTGGTGGGACAGCCTTCTATTTTAGCCTGGCTGCTTTCGTGCCTCTTCCTTTAGTCGGGTATCCCCTCTGTGTATTTGGGGCAGCTTTATCGACGACCATCGGTTTTTTGGCCCTCTTTGCTCCGGCCGGAATAGGCGTTCGAGAAGGCGTAAGCGTGGTTGTGCTTAAATCGATAGCCGCTCCGGAGGCTGTGGTCATGGCGGTGATAGCCTCCAGGGCATTGATGGCCGTAGTTGAAGTGGGAGGTGCTTTAACTCTGATAATTCTGAAATTAGCGTATTTGACTAATATTTTTCAAGTTAAGAGAATTGATAGATGA
- a CDS encoding DapH/DapD/GlmU-related protein, with amino-acid sequence MSHDLSQFDDTFLKKIESQRSVLSRLLWQAVKIFFRAFPIIPGKLYPSVLRLFGAKLGKNVVIRSDVDILYPFNLEVGDQSLIEAECYVACYAPVKIGSNVAIATRTVIMNGTHRPFDPKFTVIAEPITIEDGVWIGCNSTILGGVTIHQSAVIGAASLINKDVPPYTLVGGVPARPIKRFDPKEKRIIDLKSSQGNRN; translated from the coding sequence ATGAGCCATGATTTATCACAGTTTGATGATACCTTTTTAAAAAAGATAGAGTCCCAAAGATCTGTCCTTTCCCGCCTTCTTTGGCAGGCAGTCAAGATCTTCTTTCGGGCATTTCCTATTATTCCAGGGAAGCTTTATCCCTCGGTACTTAGACTTTTTGGGGCTAAATTAGGAAAAAATGTCGTTATCCGGTCTGATGTGGACATTCTTTATCCCTTTAATTTAGAGGTAGGCGACCAGTCCTTAATCGAGGCTGAATGTTATGTAGCCTGTTACGCCCCGGTCAAGATAGGCAGCAATGTGGCTATTGCCACCCGGACCGTGATTATGAATGGGACACACCGGCCTTTTGATCCTAAATTTACCGTTATTGCCGAGCCTATTACCATTGAGGATGGAGTATGGATAGGATGCAACTCTACTATTCTGGGGGGCGTGACTATCCACCAATCGGCTGTGATTGGGGCCGCTTCCCTGATTAACAAAGATGTCCCACCTTACACCTTAGTGGGCGGGGTCCCGGCCAGACCAATCAAAAGGTTTGATCCTAAGGAGAAACGGATAATAGACCTGAAAAGTAGCCAGGGGAATAGGAATTAG
- a CDS encoding radical SAM protein yields the protein MNRYLKSASSVVRFLEFTASYLSNYRITPKPWTLIWGATYRCNSKCKYCERPQMALERKEPELTTQEVKKLADELADLGLRVFSITGGEPLLRKDFFDIGKYITSKGIRCQFVSNGSLITLKNIQRIIDSFEAVIISLDSLDPAVHDKQRGMPGSFQRAMQAIDLLSQRQAKFGIQTTMTRDNINEVIKLMKFTKDKGGRFLVQPVNDVDLPRVWDKNLLDFDFDRLKEQWAQIVNDFDYRGRLSKWRNREYLEKFPLFLEHPAEAGQTFICYAGSHNFYIDPYGDVFLCETLKEVYGNVRERPLKDIWRDMREARQRISSTGRRCVCWYNCTTKDYLPLTKFLRPLKSRQ from the coding sequence ATGAACCGATATCTTAAATCAGCTTCATCGGTGGTCAGGTTTCTGGAGTTTACCGCCTCCTATCTGAGTAACTACAGGATCACGCCAAAGCCGTGGACCTTAATCTGGGGGGCAACTTATCGTTGTAACAGTAAATGTAAATACTGTGAACGGCCACAAATGGCCCTGGAGCGAAAAGAGCCTGAGTTGACTACCCAAGAGGTAAAGAAATTAGCGGATGAATTGGCTGACCTGGGTTTAAGGGTTTTTAGCATCACGGGAGGGGAACCTCTGCTGAGAAAAGACTTCTTTGATATTGGCAAATATATCACCAGTAAAGGGATAAGATGTCAATTTGTTTCTAACGGTTCCCTGATTACCCTAAAGAATATTCAACGGATAATAGATTCCTTTGAGGCCGTGATTATTTCTTTAGACAGCCTTGACCCGGCGGTCCACGATAAGCAGCGGGGAATGCCTGGTTCCTTCCAAAGGGCCATGCAGGCCATAGATTTGCTTTCACAACGCCAGGCTAAATTTGGAATACAGACAACTATGACCAGGGATAACATAAATGAAGTGATTAAATTAATGAAGTTTACCAAAGACAAAGGCGGCAGATTCCTGGTTCAACCGGTAAACGACGTGGACCTGCCCAGGGTGTGGGATAAGAACTTACTTGATTTTGATTTTGACCGCTTGAAAGAACAGTGGGCGCAAATAGTCAATGATTTTGATTACAGGGGAAGGCTGAGTAAATGGCGAAATAGAGAATATCTGGAAAAATTTCCCCTCTTTTTGGAACACCCGGCTGAGGCCGGCCAGACCTTTATATGCTATGCCGGCTCTCATAATTTCTATATCGACCCCTACGGCGATGTCTTTCTTTGTGAGACTCTAAAGGAAGTATATGGTAATGTCAGAGAAAGGCCACTAAAAGATATTTGGAGGGATATGCGGGAGGCCAGACAGCGGATAAGTTCTACCGGTAGAAGGTGTGTCTGCTGGTATAATTGCACGACCAAAGACTACTTGCCCCTGACAAAATTTCTTCGTCCCCTTAAAAGTAGACAGTAG
- a CDS encoding methyltransferase domain-containing protein, which produces MLLGRLLGFTIGTIDRIAYGAAKLMGEPQAKVWQGTMDKLDEMIEQDRLRVIHLGSFTRSLMRSMELSMLWGVKDLLARPLLDLGCGDGLFSALLLPHIEAGIDLDGQVLEKVRPLGVYQELKQADATKHIPFNNAHFGAILANSVVEHIPDTEALLKEASRVLAPGGVFVFTTYTDDFTRYLEHFFGPKEAARINERIYHTSLYPAEKWPRMLEENNLEMIECRRYLPYQTVVMYRLFNSALFKLIEFSLKKYLWRLSRDRFCRLIRDSIYLGEEGCGMLIVAKKR; this is translated from the coding sequence ATGCTATTAGGAAGGCTGCTTGGTTTTACCATAGGAACTATTGATAGGATTGCCTACGGCGCGGCCAAACTTATGGGGGAGCCTCAGGCTAAAGTCTGGCAGGGAACAATGGATAAGCTCGACGAGATGATTGAGCAGGACCGTCTCAGGGTCATCCATCTGGGATCCTTCACGCGAAGTCTGATGCGTTCGATGGAGCTAAGTATGCTGTGGGGAGTGAAAGACCTCTTGGCCAGGCCGCTCCTGGATTTGGGGTGTGGAGACGGTCTGTTTTCAGCCCTGCTTTTACCCCATATCGAGGCCGGCATTGACCTGGATGGCCAGGTCCTGGAGAAGGTAAGGCCTTTAGGGGTGTATCAAGAGCTGAAACAGGCCGATGCTACCAAACATATTCCTTTTAATAACGCTCATTTTGGCGCTATCCTGGCTAATTCCGTGGTAGAACATATCCCGGATACTGAGGCGCTCTTGAAGGAGGCCTCCAGGGTCCTGGCGCCAGGGGGAGTATTTGTTTTTACCACCTATACCGATGACTTCACTCGCTATCTGGAACATTTCTTTGGTCCTAAAGAAGCGGCCAGGATTAATGAAAGGATATACCATACCTCTCTCTACCCGGCTGAAAAGTGGCCGCGGATGCTTGAAGAAAATAACCTGGAGATGATCGAGTGCCGAAGATACCTTCCCTACCAGACCGTGGTGATGTACCGGCTCTTTAATAGTGCTCTTTTTAAGCTAATAGAATTTAGTCTAAAAAAGTATCTCTGGCGATTATCCCGGGACAGATTTTGCCGACTCATCCGCGATTCTATCTATCTGGGAGAGGAAGGGTGCGGGATGCTGATAGTGGCCAAGAAGAGGTAA
- a CDS encoding radical SAM protein, which translates to MKVLFLIGPDDPKEKNTYLVRVDRWPGRKMRKYFKDTVIQVYPFWLAYSAAVLKQEGFAASFIDAMVEQITMEETMRRIKDIAPDLVVIQTSTPSIEIDLEITKRVKETVGAPTVLVDCHATYFHQDLIQNPYVDFIVRGEMEMGIKEIATILRDKGDFRKVLGITYKEDGRVVINPDRPLIKDLDTLPFPDRDLIDQRNYREELCRHPPYFQLFGSRGCPFNCVFCLWIGPMFRHKVRLRKVSKICDEIEHLKERYGAREIFLYDDTLNVTIDRVMEICQAFIDRKLNIHWLCQMRPDKTSPEMFRMMKRCGCRLVVFGIESGSQKMLDESIGKRATREQGMNAVKWCQGAGITAHTTFVVGVPGETKETIAETAAYIKELKPEAFQVSIATPYPGSRYYEMIKDQPHDWRDFDANSGASFCEDLTAEELQQAIHQMYTGYYLTPLNLLKRIFKIRSWDDFMANWDQGKAFIGRYLARKALKK; encoded by the coding sequence ATGAAAGTTTTGTTCTTAATTGGGCCGGATGACCCTAAAGAAAAAAATACCTATCTGGTCAGAGTTGACCGATGGCCAGGGAGAAAGATGAGGAAGTACTTTAAGGATACGGTCATCCAGGTTTATCCTTTTTGGTTGGCGTATTCAGCGGCTGTTTTAAAACAAGAAGGATTCGCGGCTTCCTTTATCGATGCCATGGTAGAGCAAATTACTATGGAAGAAACGATGAGACGGATTAAAGACATAGCCCCTGATCTGGTTGTCATCCAGACCTCTACCCCCTCGATTGAGATCGATCTGGAGATTACGAAAAGAGTGAAAGAGACGGTCGGCGCCCCCACGGTGCTAGTTGATTGCCACGCTACTTATTTCCACCAGGATTTGATCCAGAACCCCTATGTTGATTTCATTGTCAGGGGAGAAATGGAAATGGGGATAAAAGAAATCGCTACTATCCTTAGAGATAAAGGTGACTTCAGGAAGGTCTTGGGCATTACTTACAAAGAAGATGGCCGGGTGGTAATAAATCCGGACCGTCCCTTGATTAAAGACCTTGATACCCTTCCTTTCCCTGACCGGGACCTGATCGATCAGCGTAACTACCGGGAAGAATTATGCCGGCACCCCCCGTATTTCCAGCTCTTTGGCAGCCGGGGTTGTCCTTTTAATTGTGTTTTCTGTCTCTGGATCGGCCCTATGTTTCGGCACAAGGTTCGACTTAGAAAGGTATCCAAGATATGTGATGAAATTGAGCACCTCAAGGAAAGATACGGGGCCAGAGAGATATTCCTTTATGATGACACCCTTAATGTAACTATTGATCGGGTGATGGAGATATGCCAGGCATTTATAGACAGGAAGCTCAATATCCACTGGCTTTGTCAGATGAGACCGGATAAGACCTCCCCGGAGATGTTCCGGATGATGAAGAGGTGCGGCTGCCGGCTGGTGGTCTTTGGCATAGAGTCCGGGTCTCAGAAGATGCTGGATGAATCCATTGGCAAGAGGGCCACTCGCGAACAAGGTATGAACGCCGTTAAATGGTGTCAGGGAGCCGGAATAACCGCCCATACGACCTTTGTCGTGGGAGTGCCGGGCGAAACAAAGGAGACCATAGCTGAGACGGCTGCCTACATCAAGGAGCTTAAACCGGAGGCCTTTCAGGTCTCCATTGCCACCCCTTATCCGGGAAGTCGTTATTATGAAATGATTAAGGATCAACCTCATGACTGGCGGGATTTTGATGCCAACTCCGGGGCATCATTTTGTGAAGACTTAACGGCTGAGGAGCTTCAGCAGGCTATTCACCAGATGTATACTGGATATTACCTTACTCCTTTAAATCTCCTCAAAAGAATTTTCAAGATCAGGAGCTGGGATGATTTTATGGCCAATTGGGATCAGGGCAAGGCTTTTATTGGTAGATACCTGGCGCGTAAGGCCTTGAAAAAATAG